Within Actinoplanes sp. L3-i22, the genomic segment GGGGAGGCGATCGACGGGCTGCGTGACGTGCTGGCCTGCGAACTGCTCGCCGTGCACCAGGCTCAGCTGTTGTCCGGCGCGCCGGCCTCGCTGCTGCCCGCCGGAACCCTGCCGGACGGCACCGCGGACCGGCCGTTCGGGCGCGACCTCGACACCCTCATCGAGCTGCTGCGATCGGGCTGGTCGAGCTCCTGATCACCAGCTCCGGGCGGAACACCGGGGCGTCGGCCGGCTCGTCCAGCTGGGCGACCGCCGCCTCGACGATCGCGTCCTCGTCCCAGGCCATCGTGGTCAGGCCCGGCTCGACCAGCGCCGCCAGCTGATGGTCGTCGTAGCCGACCACCGACAGGTCGGCCGGGATCCGCAGCCCGGCCTCGCGGGCGGCCCGGTACACCGCGAACGCGAGCGAATCGGTCAGGCAGAACACGCCGGTCGGGCGCCCGGGGCCGGCGAGCATCGCGGCCACCACGGTGACCGCGTCGGTGGTGGCGGCCGGCGCGGCGACGACGGTCAGCTCGATGCCCAGCTCGGCGGCGATCTCCCCGGCGAGGACCTCGGCCGGGCGACCCGGGGTGGTCGGTAGCGACGGGGCCAGCAGCCCGATCCGGCGGTGACCCAACTCGGTCAGATGGGCCAGGGCGGTGCGCGCGCCGTAGGCGTTGTCGAACAGCACGCTGCCCGAGCCCGGGCGGGCGACCAGGGCGTCCCCGATCGAGACGACGGCGATCTCCGGGCCGAGCAGCCGCCAGT encodes:
- a CDS encoding LacI family DNA-binding transcriptional regulator encodes the protein MQRGQTRRTLQDLATAAGLSLAATSYALRGVRGSPATIRRVRDLATEMGYTVDPIARALASGRTGSVGVSGSLRDLWQQDLSVMLTRALRHRGRYATIADADADPEQERLIVEQFVAQRVDGALVSPVDPAADYWRLLGPEIAVVSIGDALVARPGSGSVLFDNAYGARTALAHLTELGHRRIGLLAPSLPTTPGRPAEVLAGEIAAELGIELTVVAAPAATTDAVTVVAAMLAGPGRPTGVFCLTDSLAFAVYRAAREAGLRIPADLSVVGYDDHQLAALVEPGLTTMAWDEDAIVEAAVAQLDEPADAPVFRPELVIRSSTSPIAAAR